In Bacillus sp. DX3.1, the following proteins share a genomic window:
- the nuoB gene encoding NADH-quinone oxidoreductase subunit NuoB has product MAINFEDLHPGERAELERNIFFTTLEQVKGWARSNSLWPMTFGLACCAIEMMGVGSSHYDLDRFGSFFRTSPRQSDVMIVSGTVTKKMAPIVRRLYDQMPEPKWVIAMGSCATAGGPYVNSYAVVKGVDQIVPVDVYIPGCPPNPAALIYGINKLKEKIRYEAKTGKQVTNR; this is encoded by the coding sequence ATGGCTATAAATTTTGAAGATTTACACCCAGGGGAGCGTGCGGAACTAGAGAGAAATATCTTTTTTACAACACTGGAACAGGTAAAGGGATGGGCGCGTAGCAATTCTTTATGGCCAATGACATTTGGACTTGCATGCTGCGCCATTGAAATGATGGGAGTTGGCTCATCGCATTATGATCTAGACCGATTTGGGTCATTCTTTCGCACATCACCGAGACAATCCGATGTCATGATTGTTTCTGGGACAGTAACGAAGAAAATGGCACCGATTGTTCGTCGTTTATACGATCAAATGCCGGAACCGAAATGGGTAATTGCGATGGGATCCTGTGCGACAGCTGGTGGTCCGTATGTGAACTCCTATGCTGTTGTTAAAGGAGTGGACCAAATTGTACCGGTAGACGTATACATTCCAGGTTGCCCACCGAACCCAGCTGCTTTAATTTACGGGATTAATAAATTAAAAGAGAAAATTCGTTACGAAGCAAAGACTGGAAAGCAGGTGACGAATAGATGA
- a CDS encoding NADH-quinone oxidoreductase subunit A yields MANVYENSYMIVGIFLLVGILLPVVALTLGKLLRPYKPSAAKETTYESGIEPYHDANVRFHARYYIFALLFVIFDVETVFLYPWAVAYDKLGLFALVEMLIFVIMLLIGLAYAWKKKVLQWL; encoded by the coding sequence GTGGCAAATGTATATGAAAATAGTTATATGATTGTTGGCATCTTTCTACTAGTGGGTATATTGCTGCCGGTAGTAGCTCTTACATTAGGAAAACTGTTGCGCCCATATAAACCGAGTGCAGCAAAAGAAACGACGTACGAAAGCGGAATTGAACCATATCATGATGCAAATGTTCGTTTTCATGCTCGTTACTACATTTTTGCATTGCTGTTTGTCATTTTTGATGTAGAAACCGTATTTTTATATCCGTGGGCTGTCGCATATGACAAGCTTGGTTTGTTCGCGCTTGTTGAAATGTTAATCTTTGTTATTATGCTGCTTATTGGTCTGGCATATGCTTGGAAGAAGAAGGTGTTACAATGGCTATAA
- a CDS encoding DUF975 family protein, with product MISELKRRALDALKGKWGLAVGTTLLIAILVSACRVGITFPFATAWGWEEAKESLSVDIVAMLIIGPLTLGANYLALHAVREKEVRIGQLFKWFTDGNKFIKSFLVYLLVYIYLALWTLLLIIPGIIKSFSYSMTYFILNDHPEYSMNQAITESRRMMDGHKMDYFLLCLSFIGWFLLSVITLGIGFLWLAPYFYTTTAAFYEEISKNYYKKEDPSF from the coding sequence ATGATTAGTGAATTAAAAAGAAGAGCACTTGATGCATTGAAAGGGAAATGGGGACTAGCAGTAGGTACTACATTACTTATTGCCATTCTTGTCTCTGCTTGTAGAGTCGGTATTACATTTCCTTTCGCAACAGCTTGGGGATGGGAGGAAGCAAAAGAATCGCTTTCAGTGGATATTGTCGCAATGCTTATTATCGGGCCATTAACTTTAGGGGCCAATTATCTTGCTTTGCATGCGGTTCGTGAAAAAGAGGTTCGTATTGGGCAGCTATTTAAATGGTTTACAGATGGAAATAAATTCATAAAATCATTTTTAGTATACTTACTAGTATACATCTATCTTGCTTTATGGACATTGCTACTTATTATTCCAGGAATTATTAAATCATTTTCTTATTCCATGACATACTTTATTTTAAACGATCATCCAGAGTATTCAATGAATCAAGCGATTACTGAAAGTCGTCGTATGATGGATGGACATAAAATGGATTATTTCTTATTATGTTTAAGTTTTATTGGATGGTTTTTACTAAGTGTGATTACTTTAGGAATCGGTTTCTTATGGTTAGCACCATATTTTTATACAACAACAGCGGCATTTTATGAAGAAATTTCAAAGAATTATTACAAAAAGGAAGATCCTTCTTTCTAA
- a CDS encoding DUF975 family protein produces the protein MIGEMKREALESLKGRWGLGVGATLLYYILSYVITFALALIFVLFSLAVGGFADGIKGVFYEEFFSVGALLVFLLLYVAFIVVMFASQGITYYGYSNTVLQLSRRSNVTIDSVFEGFRGFKRMMTTMKAMILMLLYSGVWIPFLVTVIFIIIFSVLGSDGYAVFLIAYFVLVFISIIYIIIGSFSYAMTFFVLIDHPEYPVLQAMKESKTMMKGHKMDLFLLWLSFIGWCVLAVFTLGFGFLWVLPYMYTTTAHFYQHVSGNESY, from the coding sequence TTGATTGGTGAAATGAAACGGGAAGCATTAGAATCTTTAAAAGGAAGATGGGGGCTGGGTGTTGGTGCAACACTCTTATATTATATTTTGTCGTATGTTATTACGTTTGCCCTGGCCCTTATTTTTGTACTTTTTAGTTTAGCAGTAGGCGGATTTGCAGATGGAATTAAAGGTGTATTTTATGAGGAATTTTTTTCAGTTGGTGCTCTTTTAGTTTTTCTATTGCTTTATGTTGCTTTTATAGTGGTTATGTTTGCCTCACAAGGTATTACATATTATGGATATAGCAATACTGTTTTACAGTTAAGTAGAAGAAGTAATGTTACAATAGATTCCGTATTTGAAGGATTTCGCGGTTTTAAAAGAATGATGACTACTATGAAAGCGATGATTTTAATGCTTCTCTATTCAGGAGTATGGATTCCTTTCCTAGTGACGGTTATATTTATAATTATATTTTCAGTCCTTGGATCGGATGGTTATGCGGTATTCTTAATTGCATACTTTGTTCTAGTATTTATTTCAATTATTTATATAATTATTGGGTCTTTTTCCTACGCGATGACATTTTTTGTGTTAATCGATCATCCAGAGTATCCAGTTTTACAAGCAATGAAAGAAAGTAAAACCATGATGAAAGGACATAAAATGGATTTGTTTCTTTTATGGCTTAGCTTTATCGGATGGTGTGTGCTAGCGGTGTTTACTTTAGGCTTCGGATTTTTATGGGTTTTACCATATATGTATACTACAACCGCGCACTTTTATCAGCATGTATCAGGGAATGAATCATATTAA
- the atpC gene encoding F0F1 ATP synthase subunit epsilon, translated as MKTFPVSIVTPDGPVYEKEVEMVSVKAESGEMGILPGHIPTVAPLKISAVRLKNGGHTDYVAVSGGFIEVRPDKVTVLASSAEEANHIDIHRANEAKRRAEQRMQDKQVHVDFKRAELALQRAVNRLNVSDMK; from the coding sequence ATGAAGACATTTCCAGTCAGTATTGTAACTCCTGATGGACCGGTTTACGAAAAAGAAGTAGAAATGGTAAGCGTGAAAGCAGAAAGTGGGGAAATGGGGATCTTACCAGGTCACATTCCAACTGTTGCACCGCTGAAAATTAGTGCGGTTCGTTTGAAAAATGGCGGTCACACTGATTATGTAGCAGTAAGCGGTGGCTTTATCGAAGTTCGTCCAGATAAAGTAACAGTATTGGCATCATCTGCTGAAGAAGCAAACCATATCGATATTCATCGTGCAAATGAAGCGAAGCGCCGTGCTGAGCAGCGTATGCAAGATAAACAAGTACATGTTGACTTCAAACGTGCAGAGCTGGCGCTGCAGCGTGCGGTAAACCGTTTGAACGTTTCCGATATGAAATAA